One genomic segment of Tursiops truncatus isolate mTurTru1 chromosome 11, mTurTru1.mat.Y, whole genome shotgun sequence includes these proteins:
- the LOC109548487 gene encoding LOW QUALITY PROTEIN: kelch-like protein 15 (The sequence of the model RefSeq protein was modified relative to this genomic sequence to represent the inferred CDS: inserted 1 base in 1 codon), with protein MAGDVEGFCFSIHDTRVSAGFRALYEEGLLLDVTLVIEDHQFQAHKALLATQSDYFRIMFTADMRERDQDKIHLKGLTATGFSHVLQFMYYGTIELSMSTVHDILQAAMYVQLREVVKFCCSFLLAKICLENCAEIMRLLDDFSVNIEGVREKLDAFLLDNFVPLMSRPDFLSYLSFEKLMSYLDNDHLSRFPETELYEAVQSWLWHDRRRWRHTDTIIQNIRXKTSEFYRYSRQLRYEVDQALNYFQNVHQQPLLDMKSSRIRSAKPQTTVFRGMTGHSMVNSKILLLKKPRVWWELEGPQVPLRPDCLAIVNNFVFLLGGEELGPDGKFHASSKVFRYDPRQNSWLRMADMSVPRSEFAVGVTEKFIYAVAGRTRDETFYSTERYDITNDKWEFVDPYPVNKYGHEGTVLNNKLFITGGITSSSTSKQVCVFDPSKEGTIEQRTRRTQVVTNCWENKSKMNYARCFHKMISYNGKLYVFGGVCVILRASFESQGCPSTEVYNPETDQWTILASMPIGRSGHGVTVLDKQIMVLGGLCYNGHYSDSILTFDPDENKWKEDEYPRMPCKLDGLQVCNLHFPEYILDEVRRCN; from the exons ATGGCAGGGGACGTGGAAGGATTCTGTTTCTCCATCCATGACACCAGGGTCTCTGCTGGGTTCAGAGCACTGTATGAGGAGGGACTGCTTCTTGATGTCACTCTGGTTATTGAAGATCATCAGTTCCAGGCCCATAAAGCACTCTTGGCCACCCAGAGTGATTACTTCAGAATTATGTTTACCGCAGATATGAGGGAGCGAGATCAGgacaaaattcatttaaaagGTCTAACTGCTACCGGTTTCAGCCACGTCCTTCAGTTTATGTACTATGGAACTATAGAACTGAGTATGAGTACTGTTCATGATATTCTTCAGGCTGCCATGTATGTTCAACTTAGAGAAGTGGTGAAGTTCTGCTGCTCTTTTCTATTAGCAAAAATCTGCTTAGAAAACTGTGCAGAAATTATGAGACTCTTAGATGATTTCAGTGTAAACATCGAGGGAGTCAGGGAGAAGTTGGACGCCTTTCTGCTAGACAACTTCGTACCACTCATGTCCAGGCCTGATTTCCTGTCTTATCTGAGCTTTGAGAAGCTCATGTCTTACTTGGATAATGATCATCTGAGCAGGTTCCCAGAGACAGAGCTGTACGAGGCTGTGCAGTCTTGGCTGTGGCATGATAGAAGACGCTGGAGACATACCGATACCATCATTCAGAACATCA TTAAGACATCAGAATTTTATAGATACTCCCGACAGCTGCGCTATGAAGTTGACCAAGCCTTGAATTACTTTCAGAACGTTCACCAGCAGCCTCTGTTGGACATGAAATCAAGCCGCATCCGCTCTGCCAAACCCCAAACTACAGTATTCCGAGGCATGACTGGACATAGCATGGTTAACAGTAAAATACTTCTCTTAAAGAAACCAAGAGTCTGGTGGGAACTGGAGGGCCCACAAGTACCTCTGCGTCCGGACTGCCTTGCTATCGTGAATAACTTCGTGTTCTTGTTGGGTGGGGAAGAACTGGGCCCAGACGGCAAATTCCATGCTTCTTCCAAAGTGTTCAGGTATGACCCGAGACAAAACTCTTGGCTCCGGATGGCAGACATGTCTGTACCACGTTCAGAATTTGCAGTTGGTGTTACTGAAAAGTTTATTTATGCTGTAGCAGGCAGAACCAGAGATGAGACTTTCTATTCAACAGAGAGATATGATATCACCAATGATAAATGGGAATTTGTGGATCCTTATCCAGTTAACAAGTATGGACATGAGGGGACAGTGCTCAATAACAAGTTGTTTATCACTGGTGGAATCACCTCATCTTCCACCTCCAAACAAGTGTGCGTGTTTGACCCCAGTAAAGAAGGGACCATAGAACAGCGGACCAGGAGAACTCAAGTAGTTACCAACTGTTGGGAGAATAAGAGCAAAATGAATTACGCTAGATGTTTTCACAAGATGATTTCTTACAACGGCAAGCTTTATGTCTTCGGTGGTGTCTGTGTGATCTTGAGGGCCTCTTTTGAGTCTCAGGGATGCCCTTCCACAGAAGTGTACAACCCAGAGACTGATCAGTGGACCATCTTGGCGTCCATGCCAATTGGTAGAAGTGGCCATGGTGTGACTGTGCTGGACAAACAGATAATGGTTCTTGGAGGCCTTTGCTACAATGGTCATTACAGCGATTCTATTCTCACTTTTGATCCGGATGAAAACAAATGGAAGGAAGATGAGTACCCGCGGATGCCCTGCAAGCTGGATGGTTTACAAGTATGCAACCTGCATTTTCCAGAATATATACTGGACGAGGTCAGACGTTGCAACTAA